A single Parabacteroides timonensis DNA region contains:
- a CDS encoding methylated-DNA--[protein]-cysteine S-methyltransferase yields the protein MEETIRIQYYQSPCGKLIIGSYGGKLCLCDWLNEERRKLIDARLQKELHAVYEEGTSAIIEEAMTQLDEYFDQKRNVFNIPLLFAGTDFQKKVWNELLKIPYGMTESYAGLSQRLGNPKAVRAVAAANGANAISIFVPCHRIIGSNHQLTGYAGGLEAKKLLLELESPASLFG from the coding sequence ATGGAAGAAACTATTCGGATACAGTATTATCAGTCCCCTTGCGGAAAATTGATTATCGGTTCATATGGAGGTAAATTATGTTTATGTGACTGGCTGAATGAGGAGCGTAGAAAGCTGATAGATGCCCGGCTTCAGAAAGAACTGCATGCCGTATATGAGGAAGGTACGTCTGCTATCATTGAAGAGGCAATGACTCAACTTGATGAATATTTCGACCAAAAACGCAATGTTTTCAATATTCCTTTGCTTTTCGCCGGAACAGATTTTCAGAAGAAGGTTTGGAATGAACTGCTGAAAATACCTTATGGGATGACAGAGTCGTATGCCGGGCTATCACAGCGTTTGGGTAATCCCAAAGCCGTACGTGCAGTAGCTGCTGCCAACGGTGCGAATGCCATTTCGATATTTGTTCCTTGTCATCGTATTATTGGCAGCAATCATCAGCTGACAGGTTATGCCGGAGGGCTTGAGGCGAAAAAGTTATTGCTCGAACTGGAATCGCCTGCAAGCTTGTTTGGATAG
- a CDS encoding sugar O-acetyltransferase has protein sequence MKEINNYQRFLSGEYCNYLDTEVLEMIVKTQKYLSVLNDITTTEKERKEILSKMLGSIGIHSSIGYNFTCQCGKHIFIGEKTIINNNCTMMDENHIHIGDRVLIAPNVQFYTATHPIHFEERFVDNWDEKSGELFFKTKALPIVVEDNAWIGGGSIILAGVTIGKGSVIGAGSVVTKSIPENSLAVGNPCKVNRRIV, from the coding sequence ATGAAAGAAATAAACAACTACCAACGTTTTTTGTCCGGAGAATATTGCAACTATTTGGATACAGAAGTTTTAGAAATGATAGTCAAAACCCAAAAGTATCTATCTGTGTTGAATGATATAACAACCACAGAAAAGGAAAGAAAAGAAATCCTTTCCAAGATGTTAGGAAGCATCGGGATTCATTCGAGCATAGGCTATAACTTCACTTGTCAATGCGGTAAGCATATTTTTATCGGAGAAAAGACGATCATCAATAATAACTGTACGATGATGGATGAAAATCATATTCATATTGGTGACAGAGTGCTGATTGCTCCCAATGTACAGTTTTACACTGCTACTCATCCTATTCATTTCGAGGAAAGATTTGTGGATAATTGGGATGAAAAATCAGGAGAGCTGTTCTTCAAGACCAAAGCTCTGCCAATCGTAGTTGAAGATAATGCATGGATTGGTGGCGGCAGCATTATTCTTGCCGGAGTGACTATCGGAAAAGGAAGTGTGATTGGTGCAGGAAGTGTGGTTACAAAATCAATTCCGGAAAATAGCCTTGCTGTTGGAAATCCTTGTAAAGTAAATAGAAGAATAGTTTAA
- the trxA gene encoding thioredoxin translates to MRKLKDLFLISVVLLLVSCSMSAKSDKNETGGVAAQGEVVVLNKADFLTKVYNYEKNQSEWVYEGTKPCIVDFYADWCGPCKKVSPILKELAGEYKNDIVIYKINVDNEKELAAAFGIQSIPTLLFIPAKGKPQIAQGALSKEQFVEQINGFLLGKK, encoded by the coding sequence ATGAGAAAGTTGAAAGATTTATTCCTGATTTCAGTCGTGTTGCTGCTCGTCAGTTGCTCCATGTCTGCCAAATCGGATAAAAATGAAACGGGAGGTGTCGCTGCTCAGGGCGAAGTAGTCGTTCTGAACAAGGCAGATTTCCTGACCAAAGTATATAATTACGAAAAAAATCAATCGGAATGGGTATACGAAGGCACGAAGCCTTGTATCGTAGACTTCTACGCCGACTGGTGCGGACCCTGCAAGAAAGTTTCTCCCATCCTGAAGGAACTGGCCGGAGAGTATAAGAACGACATCGTCATCTATAAGATCAATGTCGACAACGAGAAGGAACTGGCCGCCGCTTTCGGCATACAGAGCATCCCTACCCTGCTGTTCATCCCGGCAAAAGGAAAACCGCAGATCGCACAGGGCGCGCTTTCAAAGGAACAGTTCGTTGAACAGATCAACGGATTCCTGTTGGGCAAAAAGTAA
- a CDS encoding 30S ribosomal protein S16, giving the protein MATKIRLQRHGRKSYAFYQIVVADSRAPRDGKFIERIGSYNPNTNPATVDLNFERALYWLQVGAQPTDTTRNILSREGVCMKKHLLEGVKKGAFDEAAAEVKFQAWLKNKQASVEAVKTKDSEAAKAAEKARLEAEKEANKAKAEEVAKKKAELAAAAAAKAAEEAAANAPAEEAPAAESAE; this is encoded by the coding sequence ATGGCAACAAAAATTAGATTGCAGAGACACGGTCGCAAAAGCTACGCTTTTTATCAGATCGTAGTTGCAGACAGCAGGGCTCCACGTGATGGAAAGTTTATTGAAAGGATAGGTTCTTATAATCCGAACACTAATCCTGCTACAGTAGATTTGAACTTCGAAAGAGCTTTGTATTGGTTACAGGTAGGTGCACAGCCTACAGACACCACTCGTAACATTCTTTCTCGTGAAGGTGTTTGCATGAAGAAACACTTATTGGAAGGTGTAAAGAAGGGTGCATTCGACGAAGCAGCAGCTGAAGTAAAATTCCAGGCTTGGTTGAAAAACAAACAAGCTTCTGTTGAAGCAGTAAAGACAAAAGATAGCGAAGCTGCTAAGGCAGCAGAAAAAGCTCGTCTTGAAGCAGAAAAAGAAGCAAACAAGGCAAAAGCTGAAGAAGTAGCTAAAAAGAAAGCAGAATTAGCAGCCGCCGCTGCCGCAAAAGCAGCTGAAGAAGCAGCAGCAAACGCTCCTGCAGAAGAAGCTCCTGCAGCAGAAAGCGCAGAATAA
- a CDS encoding ABC-F family ATP-binding cassette domain-containing protein — MISIDGLTVEFGGSALFSDISFVINEKDRIALMGKNGAGKSTLLKILAGVREPSRGKVSAPKDTVIAYLPQHLMTEDGRTVFEETAQAFAHLHEMEAEIEAINKELETRTDYESDGYMELIERVSTLSEKFYSIEEINYDADIEKTLLGLGFKREDFTRQTSEFSGGWRMRIELAKLLLKKPDVLLLDEPTNHLDIESIQWLEDFLIENGQAVVVISHDRAFVDHITTRTIEVTMGRIYDYKVNYSSYLQLRLERRVQQQKAFDEQQKMIAETREFIERFKGTYSKTLQVQSRVKMLEKLEILEVDEEDTSALRLKFPPSPRSGSYPVTIENVAKSYGDHTVFRNANLTIERGDKIAFVGKNGEGKSTLVKCIMKEIEHDGTLTMGHNVMIGYFAQNQASMLDENLTVFQTIDDVAVGDVRNRIKDLLGAFMFGGENSAKKVKVLSGGERTRLAMIKLLLEPVNLLILDEPTNHLDMKTKDILKQALLDFDGTLIVVSHDRDFLDGLVTKVYEFGNQRVTEHLEGIYEFLQRKKMENLNELERSKKN; from the coding sequence ATGATTTCAATTGATGGACTTACAGTAGAGTTTGGCGGCAGTGCCCTCTTTTCAGATATATCTTTCGTGATTAACGAGAAAGACCGGATCGCCCTGATGGGGAAGAACGGGGCGGGCAAATCGACCCTGCTCAAGATACTGGCCGGGGTACGCGAACCGAGCCGGGGAAAGGTTTCGGCCCCCAAGGATACGGTAATCGCCTATCTTCCACAGCATTTGATGACCGAGGACGGTCGCACGGTATTTGAGGAGACGGCGCAGGCATTCGCCCACCTGCATGAGATGGAGGCCGAGATAGAAGCGATCAACAAGGAGCTGGAGACGCGCACGGACTACGAGTCGGACGGCTACATGGAGCTGATCGAACGGGTGTCGACCCTGAGCGAGAAGTTCTACTCGATCGAGGAGATCAACTACGACGCCGACATCGAAAAGACGCTGCTGGGGCTGGGTTTCAAGCGGGAGGATTTCACACGGCAGACCAGCGAGTTCAGCGGTGGCTGGCGGATGCGTATCGAACTGGCCAAATTGTTGCTGAAGAAGCCCGACGTGTTGCTGTTGGACGAGCCGACCAACCATCTGGACATCGAGTCGATTCAGTGGCTGGAGGATTTCCTGATCGAGAACGGACAGGCGGTGGTTGTCATCAGCCACGACCGTGCGTTTGTCGACCACATCACCACCCGCACGATCGAGGTGACGATGGGTCGCATCTACGACTACAAGGTGAATTACAGCAGTTACCTGCAACTCCGCCTCGAACGCCGCGTACAGCAGCAGAAGGCTTTCGACGAGCAGCAGAAGATGATTGCCGAGACGAGGGAGTTTATCGAACGTTTCAAGGGGACTTATTCGAAGACTTTGCAGGTGCAGAGCCGCGTCAAGATGCTTGAGAAGCTGGAGATACTGGAGGTCGACGAGGAGGATACCTCGGCTTTGCGGTTGAAATTCCCGCCTTCGCCCCGCTCCGGTTCGTATCCGGTGACGATCGAAAACGTGGCGAAGTCGTATGGTGACCACACGGTGTTCCGCAACGCCAACCTGACTATCGAGCGGGGCGACAAGATTGCCTTTGTCGGTAAGAACGGCGAGGGTAAATCGACCCTGGTGAAATGTATCATGAAGGAGATCGAACACGACGGCACGCTGACGATGGGGCATAACGTGATGATCGGCTATTTTGCCCAGAACCAGGCTTCGATGCTGGACGAGAACCTGACGGTGTTTCAGACGATCGACGACGTGGCGGTGGGCGACGTGCGCAACAGGATAAAGGATTTGCTGGGCGCGTTCATGTTCGGCGGCGAAAATTCGGCCAAGAAGGTGAAGGTTCTGTCGGGAGGCGAGCGCACACGTCTGGCGATGATCAAGCTATTGCTCGAACCGGTCAACCTGCTGATCCTCGATGAGCCGACGAATCACCTGGACATGAAAACGAAAGACATCCTGAAGCAGGCGTTGCTCGATTTCGACGGTACGCTGATCGTGGTGTCTCACGACCGTGACTTCCTCGACGGCTTGGTGACCAAAGTCTACGAGTTCGGCAACCAGCGGGTGACGGAACATCTGGAAGGTATCTACGAGTTCCTGCAACGGAAGAAGATGGAAAACCTCAACGAGTTGGAACGTTCGAAAAAGAACTGA
- a CDS encoding DUF3943 domain-containing protein, translating into MKKIIWMGLFLLLPLQWMWGQHFPKMDTRNYVSDSTYFMPKKPWLAAAEVFGLNMGIWAFDRFALNADFARINGHTIKSNFKTGPVWDTDMFSTNLVAHPYHGSLYFNAARSNGLNFWQSIPYAAGGSLMWEFFMENEPPSINDLLATTFGGVELGEITYRLSDLFIDDRSSGAERVGREILSGLISPIRGINRVITGEAWKHRPHKGRTYAYVPVNFIVTAGPRFLAEQEHSRHGTTSMHVGLRLDYGDPFEDKFYSPYEWFQLRAGFDFFSSQPVITQVNAIGALWGKRVWEKGPRTLTAGIFQHFDYYDSQLRSSEGGKVSPYRISEAAAVGGGIIYYKRAEPADKVDAFGAFYLNGVALGGGSSDYFRLDNRDYNMGSGYSAKAFSGLTYNGRWGFLLNLENYHIFTWKGYDPDVDLSTVDPHTFNVQGDKGHSRLTVMEVRLVYLSDKKWNISLSNRYFSRRTHYSYHEDVNRSTYDLRLSIGVKI; encoded by the coding sequence ATGAAGAAGATTATATGGATGGGATTGTTCCTCCTGCTTCCGCTCCAGTGGATGTGGGGCCAGCATTTCCCTAAAATGGATACAAGAAACTACGTGAGTGACTCCACGTATTTTATGCCGAAGAAGCCCTGGTTGGCAGCCGCGGAAGTCTTCGGCCTGAACATGGGGATCTGGGCGTTCGACCGTTTCGCGCTGAACGCCGACTTTGCACGTATCAACGGACATACGATAAAGAGCAATTTCAAGACCGGGCCGGTCTGGGACACCGATATGTTTTCGACCAACCTCGTGGCGCATCCCTATCATGGATCATTGTATTTCAATGCCGCCCGTAGCAACGGGCTCAACTTCTGGCAGTCGATCCCCTATGCGGCCGGCGGAAGCCTGATGTGGGAATTCTTCATGGAGAACGAACCCCCTTCGATCAACGATCTGCTGGCCACCACCTTTGGCGGCGTGGAGCTGGGCGAGATCACCTACCGCTTGTCCGACCTTTTCATCGACGACCGTTCGAGCGGCGCGGAACGTGTGGGGCGCGAGATCCTCTCCGGCCTGATCTCACCGATCAGGGGAATCAACCGCGTGATAACAGGGGAGGCGTGGAAGCACAGGCCGCACAAGGGGAGAACCTACGCCTATGTCCCGGTGAACTTCATAGTAACCGCCGGCCCGCGTTTCCTCGCCGAGCAGGAACATTCGCGTCACGGGACGACGAGCATGCATGTCGGCCTCCGGCTGGATTACGGCGACCCGTTCGAAGACAAGTTCTATTCGCCCTACGAGTGGTTCCAGTTGCGTGCCGGTTTCGACTTCTTTTCGAGCCAGCCCGTCATCACCCAGGTGAACGCCATCGGTGCCCTCTGGGGAAAGCGCGTCTGGGAGAAAGGCCCTCGTACGCTCACCGCCGGTATCTTCCAGCACTTTGATTATTACGACTCGCAACTGCGTTCGAGCGAAGGTGGCAAGGTCTCGCCTTACCGCATCTCCGAAGCCGCTGCCGTGGGAGGGGGGATCATCTATTATAAACGTGCCGAACCGGCCGACAAGGTGGATGCTTTCGGTGCGTTCTACCTCAACGGCGTCGCGCTCGGGGGCGGCTCGTCCGACTATTTCCGCCTCGACAACCGCGATTACAACATGGGAAGCGGTTACAGTGCAAAGGCTTTCTCGGGCTTGACTTACAACGGTCGCTGGGGTTTCCTCCTGAACCTCGAGAACTACCATATCTTCACCTGGAAGGGATATGACCCGGACGTGGATCTTTCGACCGTCGACCCGCATACCTTCAACGTGCAGGGCGACAAGGGACATTCGCGCCTGACGGTCATGGAGGTGCGGCTCGTCTACCTTTCCGACAAGAAGTGGAACATCAGCCTGTCCAACCGTTATTTCTCCCGCCGCACCCATTACAGCTATCACGAGGACGTGAACCGTTCCACTTACGACCTGCGTCTCAGCATCGGGGTGAAGATCTGA
- a CDS encoding trimeric intracellular cation channel family protein, with translation MIDFITFCDYTGTFAFAISGIRLASAKQFDWFGAYVVGLVTAVGGGTVRDILLNATPFWMEQTSYLTVSALALLFVIIFRKYVIRLNNTFFIFDAIGLGLFVVVGIAKTLEFGFPMWVAIVMGTITGSFGGMIRDILINEEPLIFRKDIYALACVFGGLVYYLCMLIGLSPAVTQFSSALGVFLMRIIAVKYHISVPVLKGEE, from the coding sequence ATGATAGATTTTATCACCTTTTGCGACTATACCGGAACTTTTGCGTTTGCAATTAGCGGTATCCGCCTCGCCTCCGCCAAACAATTTGATTGGTTCGGGGCCTACGTGGTCGGGTTGGTCACAGCCGTTGGCGGGGGTACGGTGCGCGATATACTACTCAACGCGACACCGTTCTGGATGGAACAGACTTCTTATTTAACAGTATCGGCGCTGGCTTTATTATTTGTTATCATTTTCCGGAAATACGTTATCCGGCTCAATAATACCTTCTTTATCTTCGACGCGATCGGTCTGGGGCTGTTCGTGGTGGTGGGTATCGCCAAAACACTCGAGTTCGGCTTCCCCATGTGGGTGGCTATCGTGATGGGGACTATCACCGGTTCGTTCGGAGGGATGATACGAGACATATTAATCAACGAGGAACCGTTGATTTTCCGGAAAGATATCTATGCGCTGGCCTGCGTCTTCGGCGGGCTTGTCTACTACCTCTGCATGCTGATCGGGCTCAGTCCTGCCGTCACGCAGTTCTCGTCGGCACTCGGAGTATTCCTGATGCGCATAATAGCGGTTAAATATCACATAAGCGTCCCGGTATTGAAGGGAGAAGAATAA
- a CDS encoding asparaginase, with protein MNDQRDKASILLIYTGGTIGMIENPETGVLESFNFQHLRDNMPELKKLGYSVSTIQFDPVMDSSEMGPESWMKIVRIIADNYTQYDGFVILHGTDTMSFTASALSFMLENLSKPVIFTGSQLPIGMLRTDGKENLITAIEIAAAKENGVPIVPEVCIFFENDLLRGNRTSKINADNFNAFRSYNYPALAHAGIYIKYDTGQIYHSVSRKPLKPHYLLDRNIAILKLFPGISPQVVESILNIPDLKGVVMETFGSGNAPSYEWFLTMLKEAVDRGIVIVNVTQCSAGSVEMHRYETGHKLLEAGVISGFDSTTESAVTKLMFLFGHGLTPEEVKDHMNCSLIGEVTIPDAFRS; from the coding sequence ATGAACGATCAACGTGACAAGGCATCGATCCTGCTAATCTATACAGGCGGTACAATCGGAATGATTGAAAACCCTGAAACCGGAGTACTTGAATCTTTTAATTTCCAGCACCTCAGAGACAATATGCCGGAACTGAAGAAACTGGGCTACTCGGTGTCGACCATCCAGTTCGACCCGGTGATGGACTCGTCGGAAATGGGCCCGGAATCGTGGATGAAGATTGTACGGATTATCGCCGACAACTATACCCAGTACGACGGCTTTGTCATCCTGCACGGTACCGACACCATGTCGTTCACCGCCTCCGCCCTGAGCTTTATGTTGGAGAACCTGAGCAAACCGGTCATCTTCACCGGCTCACAGCTGCCCATCGGAATGCTGCGGACCGACGGAAAGGAAAACCTCATCACCGCCATCGAAATAGCCGCAGCCAAGGAGAACGGTGTGCCCATCGTGCCCGAAGTATGCATCTTCTTCGAAAACGACCTGTTGAGAGGCAACCGGACAAGCAAAATCAATGCCGACAATTTCAACGCGTTTCGTTCGTACAATTACCCGGCTCTCGCGCACGCGGGGATCTATATAAAGTATGATACCGGACAGATTTATCACTCGGTATCACGCAAACCGCTGAAACCTCATTACCTCTTGGACAGGAACATTGCGATACTTAAACTCTTCCCCGGGATCTCTCCCCAGGTAGTGGAAAGCATACTCAATATACCCGATCTGAAAGGGGTCGTGATGGAAACCTTCGGGAGCGGCAACGCACCGAGCTACGAGTGGTTCCTGACCATGCTCAAAGAGGCCGTCGACCGCGGAATTGTGATTGTTAATGTCACCCAGTGCAGCGCCGGCAGCGTCGAGATGCACCGTTACGAGACTGGGCATAAACTGCTGGAGGCCGGCGTGATAAGCGGGTTCGACAGCACGACGGAGAGTGCCGTCACCAAGTTAATGTTCCTTTTCGGCCACGGACTGACTCCGGAGGAAGTGAAGGATCACATGAACTGTTCGCTGATCGGGGAAGTGACGATCCCGGATGCGTTCCGTTCGTGA
- a CDS encoding MBL fold metallo-hydrolase, which produces MKLSFLSLASGSSGNCYYLGTPEFGILIDAGIGIRTIKKVLKDKAIDFSKIVAVLITHDHADHIKTVGCLGEKMNLPVYTTAAVHRGIEKSRYVEETLSTSRRVIEKEVPFSIRDFNIIAFEVPHDSTDNVGYYIEYGEHKFTFATDVGHITDTVTRYMRMANHLIIEANYDEEMLRFGTYPAFLKERVASPTGHLSNREAAEFLAANYDPKLKDIWLCHLSRDNNHPELAFKTIDIRLFQEGVRVGKDVSLIALKRTTPSDIFEFE; this is translated from the coding sequence ATGAAACTATCATTTCTTAGCTTAGCAAGTGGAAGCAGTGGCAACTGCTATTATCTGGGTACTCCCGAATTCGGGATACTGATTGATGCGGGTATCGGGATCCGAACCATAAAGAAGGTGTTGAAAGATAAAGCGATCGACTTTTCCAAAATCGTGGCCGTCCTTATCACTCACGACCATGCAGACCATATCAAGACGGTAGGCTGCCTGGGAGAAAAAATGAACCTGCCGGTCTACACCACCGCCGCTGTTCACCGTGGGATCGAAAAGAGCCGTTATGTGGAGGAGACGCTGTCTACCTCCCGCCGGGTTATCGAGAAGGAAGTGCCTTTCAGCATCCGCGATTTCAATATCATCGCCTTTGAAGTTCCCCACGACAGTACCGACAACGTGGGCTATTATATAGAATATGGTGAGCATAAGTTTACCTTCGCCACCGACGTAGGCCATATCACCGACACGGTGACCCGCTACATGCGCATGGCCAACCACCTGATTATCGAAGCGAACTACGACGAGGAGATGCTCCGTTTCGGAACCTATCCCGCCTTCCTGAAGGAACGTGTCGCCAGCCCGACCGGCCACCTCAGCAACCGCGAAGCCGCCGAGTTCCTGGCCGCCAACTACGATCCGAAACTGAAGGATATCTGGTTGTGTCACCTCAGCCGCGACAACAATCACCCGGAGCTCGCCTTCAAAACGATCGATATACGTCTTTTTCAGGAGGGAGTGCGCGTAGGTAAAGACGTCTCTCTCATAGCGCTTAAGCGTACTACTCCGTCCGATATTTTTGAATTCGAGTAA
- a CDS encoding glutathione peroxidase gives MKTFIITLIAIIMTTTINAQQKSFYDFTVKTIDGKDFPLSSLKGKKVLVVNVASKCGFTPQYAKLEELYTKYEKDNFVIIGFPANNFLGQEPGSNEEIKKFCTLNYGVTFPMMAKISVKGKDIAPLYQWLTQKSENGVANAKVGWNFHKFLIDENSNWVASYGSPTDPLSEKIVDWIVE, from the coding sequence ATGAAAACATTCATTATAACTCTAATTGCAATAATAATGACAACAACAATCAACGCACAGCAAAAAAGTTTTTATGACTTCACTGTGAAAACAATCGACGGAAAGGATTTCCCACTTTCCTCTTTAAAAGGGAAGAAAGTATTAGTTGTCAATGTGGCTTCCAAATGTGGCTTCACCCCACAATATGCCAAACTTGAAGAATTATACACCAAATATGAGAAAGATAACTTCGTAATAATCGGCTTTCCCGCCAACAACTTCCTCGGACAGGAACCCGGCAGCAACGAAGAAATCAAAAAGTTCTGCACATTGAATTACGGGGTCACATTCCCCATGATGGCGAAAATATCCGTGAAAGGAAAGGACATCGCCCCCCTTTACCAGTGGCTCACGCAGAAAAGCGAAAACGGTGTCGCCAATGCCAAGGTAGGCTGGAACTTCCACAAATTCCTGATCGACGAAAACAGCAACTGGGTCGCCTCCTACGGCTCGCCAACAGATCCGCTATCCGAAAAGATTGTGGACTGGATTGTGGAGTAA
- a CDS encoding pyridoxamine kinase: MKNKTHQKRVAAIHDISGFGKCSLTVALPILSAAGIETSALPTAVLSTHTGGISGYTYRDLTDDMRPIMQHWKSLDIKFDAIYTGFLGSFEQQDIVKEFFELFRTDDNLILVDPVMGDNGELYTIFTREFAAGMRSVCEKADIIVPNLTEAALLLDEPFNGGPYTHAYIESTLRKLADLGPKRVVLTGVFFKEDELGAATYDRETDTIEYVFTRKIPGYYHGTGDVFASALLSGLENGFSLTESAAIAVNFTAESIRRTYEAKTDYRFGVNFEQSFPDFLKELKLV; the protein is encoded by the coding sequence ATGAAGAATAAGACACACCAGAAAAGAGTTGCAGCTATACACGACATTTCCGGTTTCGGAAAATGCTCACTGACAGTAGCCTTACCTATTTTATCGGCCGCCGGCATCGAAACATCGGCACTCCCCACCGCCGTCCTCTCCACCCATACCGGAGGGATCAGCGGATACACCTACCGGGATCTTACCGACGACATGCGGCCGATCATGCAACACTGGAAATCACTCGACATCAAGTTCGACGCCATCTATACCGGCTTCCTCGGATCGTTCGAGCAACAAGATATCGTAAAGGAGTTCTTCGAACTGTTCAGGACAGACGACAACCTCATCCTGGTCGACCCCGTGATGGGCGACAACGGTGAACTGTATACCATCTTCACCCGCGAGTTCGCCGCCGGAATGAGGTCGGTTTGCGAGAAAGCCGATATCATCGTACCCAACCTGACGGAGGCGGCCCTGCTGCTCGACGAGCCGTTCAACGGCGGCCCTTATACCCACGCCTACATCGAGAGCACGCTGCGTAAGCTGGCCGACCTCGGGCCCAAACGGGTGGTACTGACCGGCGTCTTCTTCAAGGAGGATGAACTCGGCGCCGCCACCTACGACCGCGAAACGGACACGATCGAGTACGTTTTCACCCGCAAGATACCCGGCTACTACCATGGTACGGGCGACGTCTTTGCCAGTGCCTTACTTTCGGGTCTGGAAAACGGGTTCAGCCTCACCGAATCGGCTGCCATCGCCGTGAATTTCACGGCGGAAAGTATCCGGCGCACCTATGAAGCCAAGACAGACTACCGCTTCGGTGTTAATTTTGAACAAAGTTTCCCCGACTTTCTAAAAGAACTCAAACTCGTATAA
- a CDS encoding ketopantoate reductase family protein gives MSKTKIAISGIGAVGGYYGGSLAAYYENSDEVDVFFIARGENLKAIRENGLQIKKSYRRITARPTLATDNPAEIGPVDYLLCCTKSYDLEDNIRHLSPVIGPDTVVVPLLNGADITERIQQLLPDNPVWKGCVYIGARLVAPGQVEKFTLKDRLFFGDNEGDRAKQEEFRSLLHRARILVTNPADIDVEIWKKFFMISTAATITSYFNEPINDVIEKHNDFFITLGYELKSIAEAKGIELPDDIVFTSIQSQKMMPNGSTTSMHSDFRRGGSTEIETLTGYVVREAEKAGLRVPTYQFMYKGLTRFPYPGRNS, from the coding sequence ATGAGTAAAACTAAAATAGCTATCTCCGGTATAGGAGCTGTCGGCGGATATTACGGAGGTTCGCTGGCTGCTTATTACGAAAACTCCGATGAGGTGGACGTTTTCTTTATTGCCCGTGGCGAAAACCTGAAGGCCATCCGCGAAAACGGGTTACAGATCAAGAAATCGTACCGCCGGATAACCGCCCGTCCGACACTGGCTACCGACAATCCGGCCGAGATCGGCCCGGTAGATTACCTGTTGTGCTGCACCAAAAGCTACGACCTGGAGGACAACATCCGCCACCTGAGTCCCGTGATCGGGCCCGACACCGTGGTAGTGCCCCTGCTCAACGGAGCCGACATCACGGAACGGATACAACAATTACTGCCCGACAACCCTGTCTGGAAAGGCTGCGTTTACATCGGTGCCCGGCTGGTTGCACCCGGACAGGTGGAGAAATTCACGCTGAAGGACCGGCTTTTCTTCGGCGACAACGAGGGCGACCGCGCCAAACAGGAGGAGTTCCGCTCCTTACTGCACAGGGCCCGCATCCTGGTGACCAACCCGGCCGACATAGACGTCGAGATCTGGAAGAAATTCTTTATGATCTCCACCGCCGCCACCATCACCTCTTATTTCAACGAGCCGATAAACGACGTGATCGAGAAGCACAACGATTTCTTCATCACACTGGGGTATGAATTGAAAAGCATAGCCGAGGCCAAAGGGATAGAGTTGCCGGACGACATCGTATTCACGTCGATCCAGTCGCAGAAGATGATGCCGAACGGTTCGACCACCTCCATGCACAGCGACTTCCGCCGCGGAGGGTCTACGGAGATCGAGACACTGACGGGCTACGTCGTACGCGAAGCCGAGAAGGCAGGCCTGCGGGTTCCTACCTACCAGTTCATGTACAAAGGGCTGACGCGGTTCCCTTATCCGGGCAGAAACAGTTGA